The Halalkalicoccus sp. CG83 genomic sequence CTCCACGAGAGGTCGAGACCGTCGGTTGTAGATCTGGTTTCATGAGTGGTCGTTATACCAGGCGAGTGTCTCGCTAAGATAGAGACCTTCCGTCGGGATTTCGATCGAGACTGGGTTATTCTCGAACAACGGGAGTAAGGGTTCGTAGTAGGCTTTCCCAGCGTGAATCACGAGGGTTGTATTGATATTCGAATGAGAGCTTCGCTTACGAAATCGCTCCGATTGAACCCCTTTTCTCTCTTTCCAGACCCCAGAAACGTCTCCTACAGCGAACTCAGAGTTAGCAATCCTTCTTAAACATATCTAAGAATACATAATATATATTTATCTTGTATTAGTGCTAACAAGTAAATAACTATGTCAAATTCTGCCCCTCTCTCGAATCGTGACCTAATCCAGCGCGATGCTCCGGAGGGCGCTGCACGCGAGAACCGCGCTCCAGTGTCGCTCGCGGAAGTCACCTTGTCCCCCGGCGACGAGATCTCGCTGGTGCGCGACGACCGCCTCGACGATGTCTTCCATGTCAAGTCCACGGTCGGACCCAGCGGCATGCCGCGCCGCCGACGACGCGACATCGAGGGGATCCAACTCGACGCCAACCGCGTTCGCAACCATCGTAAGGTGCGCGAAATCGAGGGTATGCTTCCCGAAGGTAGCCCCGTCACCTTCAGGCCGAAGGAAGCCGAGCGGACCCGGGTTCAGGACCATCTCGATGCATACAGCGACGAGGGCGAGCCTCTCAAAGACCCCGAAACCGGCGAACAACTTGACAGGGGCGGCACCATCTTCGGTACCGACGATCGCTACCTCTTCAACGACCGCGCTTTCCCGTGGCGCACGACGGGGCTCATTCGTACCGCTGGCGGGCGCTGCTCGGGTACCACGATTGGTCCACGCCTCGTCCTCACAGCCAGCCATTGCGTCAACTGGAACGATGACGGTGGTGCCGGATGGATCACCTTCACGCCGGGCGCCTTCGACGGCGATGCACCCTGGGGAGAAATCGCTGCCACCCAGGTCATCTACTGGATTCAGGCGCCTGGTACGCTAAGCGACCAGCAGACCGCGTTCGATTACGTCGTTCTCGTCATGGAGGAGGATATCGGTGAGCTCATCGGCTATCCTGGTTACCGCACCTACGACGACGAGTGGAATGACGGCAGCTACTGGCAGTACACTGGCTATCCAGGCGAACTCGCCGGCGGAATGCGGCCCGCCTTCCAGGGCGACTGTGTCATCTCTTCAGCCCAGGGGCAGAATATGGGCGGCAATGATGCACTAGTACTCGGCCACTTCAACGAGTTCACGCCGGGCCAGTCTGGCGGTGCTGTCTGGGGTTGGTGGGATGGCGAACCCTGGCCGCGCATTATCGGCGTCGGCAGTACGATCGGCAGCACCGCCGTGCAGAGTCCTACCGGTAGTACCACCGGTGACAACGAGTTTGGCGGCGGCCCCGCGCTCAGCACGCTGATCTCCTGGGCACGCGACAACTTCCCCGCATGATTCCGTTAAACGAAGTGATCCCGAACCGCTCACACAGCAGGTCTTCCTTGAGCCGCTCTTTGACGCGCTGAACTACCCGACGTTTTCGCCTCAGTGCCGATCGATAGCAAAAACAACGCAATCAACCCAAGAAATCCGATCCCAAAGAACAGTATGTTGATGATGGCGTACAGGTAGATCAGTTTCTTGATGATCGATCCGGGTCCGATACGCTCTCACCCTAAAACGTGCGTCGGTCGTGGCGTGGCCGCGACCTTCGGGATGTCCAGATAGTCTGCGGTGTGACGTTTCAACCAGCCGATGGCGCCTTGTTCGGCATCGGTTCGGTCTCGAGCCGATCAATTGTTCGTGTCGTACCGGTTCTGGACGGTTTGTTTGAGTGTGGAAATGTGGTCGTGGTCGACTGGCTGGCCGCTGGTTTTTCACGGACCAGGTTGAGTCCGGTGTCGGGGTTGGCCTGCCAGCCGTCGTTCATGTCGTAGATACGGTCGTCTGCGTTGTGCGTATTACGTGACATAATCATTACAACTGATATAAGTTGGTTTATAAAACCCGTGGGTCAGAGCGCAACACCATTATGATCCAAGATAACATATCTCAATGAGCATTCCATCCTCCGAGACATGTAGAGTAGATCTAGGCTGCTGAACGAGAGAAGCAGGATGGAACGCCAGTCCCCCCAGTCGGCAACTACAAGCCACCTCCTGCAAGCCACCGATCGCGTCGATACCGATCACAGAACAGGACAGAACAATGCTATTCCTGACGCACTGGAAGCTCAACGAGGGGCTTTCCCCTCAGCAAACCAACGAGATAGCAACGCAACTGATGGAAGACGGGATGTTTCCACCCGAGGATGTCGAAGTCATCCGCTGGGATGGCACGCCTGATGGATGGGGCATCGTGGTCTGGGAGGCCGATAGCGTCCAAGCTATCAACAAAGGCCTCAATATGTGGCGGGCAGCCGCCGACGAGACCGCGTTCTTCGAACGGACAAAGACGGCACCGGCAGCCCCGGTCGAAGAAACAGTTCCAGAGCAAGCAGCGATGCTTGAACAGTTCGACTGACATCGAGAAGAAAAAAGGAAGGGTCGCGGCCAGTGGTGGCGTTCTGGCCGCGTTACCACATCACCCTCCAGCGGTTAGGCGGAGAACAGTTCATGCAGTAACAAGGCCGGCAACAACATCAGCACGAAACCTTTCGCCCAGCTCGGCAAGCTCATGACCGGAGTGCCGGACAGGTTGCCGACCAGGCCACCGAGTTCGAGGATCACGACGCCGAACCCGCTGACGGCACCGAAATCCCCCAATCGCTGTCGAGGACCGCGACATCGAGAAACTGTCGTTCGTCGCCGGCATGCCGAACTACGAGAGTGACGTCTCCGGTCTCTGAGCGATTAATCTCCAGCAGAAGTGGAAATAATGACCTTACTGACTGCTTCAGCTACTGTATTTCGTAAAGATCAGTGGGTGCTAACACTTATCACACCGTGGGCTGAACTGATGAAGGTGTTCGATAGTGCCATGAGCCTAACACAACTTACTCGACGCGGTTTCGGTGCGCTTGCAGTTGCCACCACACTGCTTACAGGATCTACAAGAGGGAGGGAGACCTCCAACGAGGAGGCCGAAACCGACCACGAGTCTAACGTCGCCACGAGCGCCATCGGTGGACGGAGAGGCCCGCCGGGCAAGAGCATGGGCCTCTACGTCGGCAACGATCTGACCGACGACGGGTCGACCCTATTGGCCGGGTTCGGGCACGAGCCGTCCAGTCACTGGATCGAGATCGTTCCACGACAGCAGCATCCGGAGGGCGCTACCACCCAGGTAGGCGTCACTGAAGATGCCGATATCCCCGGTGAACTGATCGAGATTCCACAAGCTGAGGAGACTAACAAGTACATCGCCTCGATGTACTCGGAGTTCGCTGGCTTCCCGCCGCCGCTGACCAACGGTGGACTGAACGAGCACGGCCTGGCCGCGCGAGACATCTGGGCGCCCTCACGTGAGGAACTCGTCGAGATGGCCGAGGAGGCCGCACCGCAGGAGGGTCCTCAGTATTCCGACCTCGCCAAGGCGGCGATGGAGCGCGCCTCAACCGCCCGAGAGGCCGTTGAAGTCGTCGGTGGGTTAATGGACGAACACGGCTACTCGACCTATGGCGGCAACTCACACCTCTTCGCAGACGAGGACGAGGGCTGGGTATTCATCAATTTTGCCCATCCTAACGGCGATCTGTGGGCCGCTGAGCGCCTCAGCTCCGACGAGATACGGGTGTCGTACTTCGGCTATATCCTTGACTTCCCAGTCGATCATGAGGACGATCCGGACTTCATGGCTTCTGATGAGTTGGTGAGCTTCGCTGAGGAGCAGGGTTGGTGGGACGGCGAGGGCGACACGCTCAACTTGCTTGAGGTGTTCGGTGTCGGCGAGTTTCCTGCCGAGGAGCCAGTTG encodes the following:
- a CDS encoding DUF6884 domain-containing protein → MCLRRIANSEFAVGDVSGVWKERKGVQSERFRKRSSHSNINTTLVIHAGKAYYEPLLPLFENNPVSIEIPTEGLYLSETLAWYNDHS
- a CDS encoding trypsin-like serine peptidase, with translation MSLAEVTLSPGDEISLVRDDRLDDVFHVKSTVGPSGMPRRRRRDIEGIQLDANRVRNHRKVREIEGMLPEGSPVTFRPKEAERTRVQDHLDAYSDEGEPLKDPETGEQLDRGGTIFGTDDRYLFNDRAFPWRTTGLIRTAGGRCSGTTIGPRLVLTASHCVNWNDDGGAGWITFTPGAFDGDAPWGEIAATQVIYWIQAPGTLSDQQTAFDYVVLVMEEDIGELIGYPGYRTYDDEWNDGSYWQYTGYPGELAGGMRPAFQGDCVISSAQGQNMGGNDALVLGHFNEFTPGQSGGAVWGWWDGEPWPRIIGVGSTIGSTAVQSPTGSTTGDNEFGGGPALSTLISWARDNFPA
- a CDS encoding DUF3303 family protein yields the protein MLFLTHWKLNEGLSPQQTNEIATQLMEDGMFPPEDVEVIRWDGTPDGWGIVVWEADSVQAINKGLNMWRAAADETAFFERTKTAPAAPVEETVPEQAAMLEQFD
- a CDS encoding C69 family dipeptidase; translation: MKVFDSAMSLTQLTRRGFGALAVATTLLTGSTRGRETSNEEAETDHESNVATSAIGGRRGPPGKSMGLYVGNDLTDDGSTLLAGFGHEPSSHWIEIVPRQQHPEGATTQVGVTEDADIPGELIEIPQAEETNKYIASMYSEFAGFPPPLTNGGLNEHGLAARDIWAPSREELVEMAEEAAPQEGPQYSDLAKAAMERASTAREAVEVVGGLMDEHGYSTYGGNSHLFADEDEGWVFINFAHPNGDLWAAERLSSDEIRVSYFGYILDFPVDHEDDPDFMASDELVSFAEEQGWWDGEGDTLNLLEVFGVGEFPAEEPVEDYFYPEFYQGARHPREREEELKELVPVSLEDMLSMVRDPRWSTDFQGYGQVAHLRPDTREELQTLWTAVTTAVATPFVPIPIAAEEVPPEFRQHRYLTANAAANFLDQDWQHQEATRYATREFKRLLYFTCERPNEFYTDVVGTIEGFEQELLAECDAIEQEAHDLFNAGDEQAASDLITDNVEQQLLESLQLGMALSGEVERETRKHFGIREPEGRDEPGETAPPTSQDMAEGAWGDMVHCYDEDLHADYPREHGAYTDDPSSNRSRRTAPSNPSLAFGDE